One genomic region from Labeo rohita strain BAU-BD-2019 chromosome 7, IGBB_LRoh.1.0, whole genome shotgun sequence encodes:
- the zgc:110699 gene encoding ras-related and estrogen-regulated growth inhibitor isoform X1, producing the protein MNMSESVRKMLRAKLVLLGRDNCGKTALCVRFITRRFIGEYEHKREVTYRCQKIVDKEAIELEILDTVNKECVGPAVSSLESSIKWGDGFLIMYSVTDRSSFEAVSRLKRLIDHVKQTLGIPTVIVANKCDMENGRVVRTDEGQALASDLRCSFFELSVAEDASAVEAAFGQLVREVRQEFQRHLLAMDKRSRMLQMRHALKNKLTRSKTMQW; encoded by the exons A TGAATATGTCAGAATCTGTACGGAAGATGTTGAGAGCGAAACTCGTGCTGCTGGGAAGAGATAACTGTGGGAAGACAG CTCTGTGTGTCAGATTCATCACCAGACGTTTCATTGGAGAGTATGAACATAAAAGGG aGGTCACCTACAGGTGTCAGAAAATCGTGGACAAGGAGGCGATTGAGCTGGAGATTTTAGACACTGTTAATAAG GAATGTGTAGGACCTGCTGTGTCCTCTCTGGAGAGTTCCATTAAATGGGGGGATGGATTTCTCATTATGTACTCTGTGACGGATCGCAGCAGTTTTGAGGCTGTCTCGCGTCTGAAGAGACTGATTGACCATGTTAAACAAACGCTTG GTATTCCAACAGTCATCGTTGCCAACAAATGCGACATGGAGAATGGCCGAGTGGTAAGGACAGATGAGGGACAGGCTTTAGCCTCAGACCTGAG GTGCAGTTTCTTTGAGCTGTCTGTAGCAGAGGACGCTTCAGCAGTGGAGGCCGCGTTCGGGCAGCTGGTGCGTGAAGTGCGTCAGGAGTTtcagcgccacctgctggctaTGGACAAGCGCTCACGAATGCTGCAGATGAGACATGCGCTCAAAAATAAACTCACACGTAGTAAAACCATGCAGTGGTGA
- the zgc:110699 gene encoding ras-related and estrogen-regulated growth inhibitor isoform X2, which yields MNMSESVRKMLRAKLVLLGRDNCGKTALCVRFITRRFIGEYEHKREVTYRCQKIVDKEAIELEILDTVNKECVGPAVSSLESSIKWGDGFLIMYSVTDRSSFEAVSRLKRLIDHVKQTLGIPTVIVANKCDMENGRVVRTDEGQALASDLRIPQSFSQRCCCLPLHRSRHNGG from the exons A TGAATATGTCAGAATCTGTACGGAAGATGTTGAGAGCGAAACTCGTGCTGCTGGGAAGAGATAACTGTGGGAAGACAG CTCTGTGTGTCAGATTCATCACCAGACGTTTCATTGGAGAGTATGAACATAAAAGGG aGGTCACCTACAGGTGTCAGAAAATCGTGGACAAGGAGGCGATTGAGCTGGAGATTTTAGACACTGTTAATAAG GAATGTGTAGGACCTGCTGTGTCCTCTCTGGAGAGTTCCATTAAATGGGGGGATGGATTTCTCATTATGTACTCTGTGACGGATCGCAGCAGTTTTGAGGCTGTCTCGCGTCTGAAGAGACTGATTGACCATGTTAAACAAACGCTTG GTATTCCAACAGTCATCGTTGCCAACAAATGCGACATGGAGAATGGCCGAGTGGTAAGGACAGATGAGGGACAGGCTTTAGCCTCAGACCTGAG aataCCTCAATCATTCAGTCAGAGATGTTGTTGTCTTCCCTTGCACCGGAGTCGACACAATGGAGGTTGA
- the harbi1 gene encoding putative nuclease HARBI1: protein MAISIAILDCDLLLHGRGHKTLDRFDIETVPDEFLLTTFGFPREFIYYLVELLKDSLLRRTQRSRAISPDVQILAALGFYTTGSFQSKMGDAIGISQASMSRCVSNVTKALIEKAPEFIGFTRDEATRQQSKEEFYRIAGIPNVMGVVDCAHIAIKAPNADDSSYVNKKGFHSINCQLVCDARGLLLSAETHWPGSLTDRAVFKQSSVAKLFEEQDNDEGWLLGDNRYPLKKWLMTPVQSPESPAEYRYNLAHTTTHEIVDRTFRAIQTRFRCLDGAKGYLQYSPEKCSHIIQACCVLHNISLQSGLDAWTFERTEATDQSGEDIDPTDTVDPEALRVRQELIQNHFS from the exons ATGGCAATCTCTATTGCAATCCTAGATTGTGACCTGCTGCTGCACGGCCGTGGTCACAAAACACTTGATCGTTTTGATATCGAGACAGTGCCCGATGAATTTCTGCTGACAACATTCGGCTTCCCACGTGAGTTTATTTATTACCTGGTGGAACTGCTAAAGGACAGCTTGTTGAGACGCACACAGAGGTCACGAGCCATCAGCCCAGATGTTCAGATACTCGCAGCCCTGGGTTTCTACACAACTGGGTCCTTCCAGAGCAAGATGGGAGATGCAATTGGCATCAGCCAGGCCTCCATGAGTCGGTGTGTTTCTAACGTCACTAAAGCTCTGATAGAAAAAGCACCAGAGTTTATTGGCTTCACTAGAGATGAGGCCACCAGACAGCAGTCTAAAGAGGAGTTTTACCGAATAGCAGGAATTCCTAATGTCATGGGAGTAGTGGACTGTGCACATATCGCCATTAAAGCTCCCAATGCTGATGACTCTTcctatgtaaataaaaaaggattTCACTCAATCAATTGCCAATTAGTATGCGATGCCAGAGGACTGCTGCTGAGCGCTGAGACACATTGGCCAGGTAGTCTAACAGATAGAGCTGTCTTTAAGCAATCAAGTGTGGCAAAGCTGTTTGAAGAGCAAGACAATGATGAAGGTTGGCTTTTAG GTGACAACCGTTACCCCCTGAAGAAGTGGCTTATGACTCCAGTGCAGAGTCCGGAGTCCCCTGCTGAGTACCGCTATAACCTGGCCCACACAACGACGCATGAGATTGTGGACCGCACATTCAGAGCCATTCAGACACGTTTCCGCTGCCTGGATGGGGCAAAAGGTTACCTGCAGTACTCCCCAGAGAAATGTTCCCATATCATCCAGGCCTGTTGCGTGCTACATAACATTTCCCTGCAGTCCGGCCTTGATGCCTGGACTTTTGAGAGGACTGAGGCCACTGACCAATCAGGCGAGGATATCGATCCAACTGACACTGTTGACCCAGAGGCTCTAAGAGTTCGACAGGAGCTCATCCAAAATCATTTTAGCTAG